Proteins from one Cicer arietinum cultivar CDC Frontier isolate Library 1 chromosome 3, Cicar.CDCFrontier_v2.0, whole genome shotgun sequence genomic window:
- the LOC101498035 gene encoding VAN3-binding protein-like gives MEPNCTINCRRPEFLPSGTPLPESPRVPMEFLSRSWSASAFEVTKALSSHSSSCMLSNGSIPEETTTTQDLSSLQSKNQFSFPTSQFLLDRIMSHSATEEVSPLTSGRLSHSSDPLNGGASLTGTESPPISTTDEFDDVVKFFRANNSIHPLFNGGRASAANSNSTANSGPKTVGRWLKERREKKKEENRTHNAQLHATISVAAVAAAIAAIAAATAASSTPTKDEKMAKTDMAVASAATLVAAQCVEAAEAMGAERDHLASVVSSAVNVRSHDDITTLTAAAATALRGAATLKARALKEVWNIAAVTPLQKEMGSTTTCGKLNNMNSITNRINDNGENVNEETVQSPCTEEFLARGSELLKRTRNGDLHWKIVSVYIHRTGQVMLKMKSKLVAGTITKKNKNIVLDLCTDLPAWPGRDLLDDGEKRRYFGLKTESRGIVEFECRNQREYDIWTQGVSKLLSIVAQRQNKYSN, from the exons ATGGAACCAAACTGCACAATCAACTGTCGCCGCCCTGAATTCCTTCCAAGCGGCACTCCTCTGCCGGAGAGTCCTCGAGTTCCAATGGAGTTTCTGTCAAGGTCTTGGAGTGCCTCTGCTTTCGAAGTCACTAAAGCTCTTTCATCTCACTCTTCTTCATGCATGCTTTCAAATGGTTCTATTCCTGAAGAAACAACTACCACCCAGGACTTGTCTTCGTTACAATCTaagaatcaattctcttttCCTACTTCTCAGTTTCTACTTGACCGCATTATGTCACATTCTGCTACTGAG GAAGTCTCGCCGTTAACGTCAGGTAGATTATCTCACAGTAGCGACCCTTTGAACGGTGGTGCTTCATTAACCGGAACAGAGAGTCCACCCATTTCAACTACAGATGAATTTGATGATGTTGTTAAG TTTTTTCGTGCAAACAATTCCATTCACCCATTATTCAATGGTGGAAGAGCAAGTGCTGCTAATAGCAACAGCACAGCTAATTCAGGACCTAAAACTGTGGGAAGGTGGTTgaaagaaagaagagaaaagaagaaagaagaaaacagAACACATAATGCTCAGCTGCACGCTACTATTTCAGTGGCTGCTGTTGCTGCTGCTATAGCAGCCATCGCGGCCGCAACTGCAGCCTCGTCAACACCAACCAAGGATGAAAAGATGGCCAAGACAGACATGGCTGTTGCTTCGGCTGCAACGTTAGTTGCAGCGCAGTGTGTGGAGGCTGCTGAAGCAATGGGAGCGGAGCGCGACCACCTTGCTTCTGTGGTCAGCTCAGCTGTGAATGTCCGTTCTCACGATGATATCACTACTCTTACTGCTGCAGCTGCCACAG CTCTCCGAGGAGCAGCAACATTGAAAGCTAGAGCTCTGAAGGAAGTATGGAATATTGCTGCAGTAACACCACTGCAGAAAGAAATGGGGAGTACAACAACATGTGGAAAACTTAATAACATGAACAGCATCACCAACCGCATAAATGACAATGGCGAAAATGTGAATGAAGAAACTGTTCAAAGTCCATGCACCGAAGAGTTTCTTGCAAGGGGTAGTGAATTACTCAAACGCACCCGCAATG GTGATCTGCATTGGAAAATAGTTTCTGTTTACATCCATCGAACCGGGCAG GTAATGCTGAAAATGAAGAGCAAACTCGTTGCAGGAACTATCACAAAAAAGAACAAGA ACATTGTCCTAGACCTGTGCACGGATTTACCAGCATGGCCAGGAAGAGATCTATTAGACGATGGAGAAAAACGTCGGTACTTCGGATTGAAAACAGAATCGAGGGGAATTGTGGAGTTCGAGTGTAGAAATCAAAGAGAATATGATATCTGGACACAAGGGGTTTCTAAGCTTCTCTCAATTGTTGCACAAAGACAAAACAAATACAGCAATTAA
- the LOC101497712 gene encoding protein LIFEGUARD 4-like has product MFAKRDLENGETETRTLYPTMLESPQLRWSFIRKVYSIITFQLLLTVAVASVVVFVPPVSHFFVSSTQGLILYIVLIFVPFITLCPLYYYHQKHPLNYFLLLIFTVTLAIPIGLTCAFVSGKVILESVILTTAVVFSLTLYTFWAARRGHDFSFLGPFLFGALLVLMIFALIQILFPLGKFSHMIYGCLASIIFCGYLVYDTDNLIKRFTYDQYIWASVSLYLDIINLFLALLTVFRAAE; this is encoded by the exons ATGTTTGCGAAAAGAGATTTGGAAAATGGAGAGACGGAAACAAGGACCCTTTACCCTACGATGCTTGAGAGCCCTCAATTAAGATGGTCCTTCATACGTAAAGTTTATTCCATCATTACCTTTCAGTTGCTTCTCACCGTTGCTGTTGCCTCCGTCGTTGTTTTCGTTCCTCCCGTTTCTCATTTCTTCGTCTCTTCCACTCAAGGATTGATTCTTTACATTGTTCTTATCTTTGTCCCCTTCATAA CATTATGTCCACTTTACTATTATCATCAGAAGCATCCTCTCAATTATTTTCTCCTACTGATATTCACCGTCACTTTAGCTATTCCTATTGGATTGACTTGTGCCTTTGTTAGCG GGAAAGTAATTCTAGAATCTGTCATATTGACTACTGCGGTGGTATTCAGCCTTACTCTCTACACATTTTGGGCTGCAAGAAGAGGGCATGATTTCAGCTTTTTAGGCCCATTTCTGTTTGGAGCTTTGTTGGTTCTTATGATCTTTGCCCTTATTCAG ATTCTGTTTCCATTGGGTAAGTTCTCACATATGATCTATGGTTGCCTTGCATCTATTATATTTTGTGGCTACCTTGTCTATGACACAGACAACCTCATCAAGAGATTCACCTATGATCAGTACATTTGGGCTTCTGTTTCCTTGTATCTAGACATCATCAACCTCTTCCTCGCTCTGCTTACTGTTTTTAGAGCTGCTGAATAA